The following are encoded in a window of Maridesulfovibrio ferrireducens genomic DNA:
- a CDS encoding TlpA family protein disulfide reductase, translated as MRFTNKIFAMMALVLVLAVGCSKAETTGEVKTLNAQAVQDVVAQSKGKVVILNFWATWCPPCRAEIPELIELRKKFSDDDLMMIGVSVDPDVADVKEFMSKDAQFNYPIYFADSDVGSFFKLESIPRTLVFDTKGKKVFDKSGSFPGSMFEAFINKLLKDR; from the coding sequence ATGAGATTTACAAATAAGATTTTCGCAATGATGGCGTTGGTTTTGGTGTTGGCGGTTGGTTGCAGCAAAGCTGAAACAACCGGTGAAGTTAAAACTTTGAATGCTCAGGCTGTTCAAGATGTTGTCGCGCAGTCAAAAGGGAAAGTCGTGATTCTCAATTTCTGGGCAACATGGTGTCCTCCCTGTCGTGCTGAAATTCCTGAATTGATCGAACTGCGTAAAAAATTCTCTGATGACGATCTGATGATGATCGGAGTTTCTGTTGATCCTGACGTTGCAGATGTTAAAGAATTTATGAGTAAAGATGCTCAGTTTAATTACCCTATTTATTTTGCTGACAGCGATGTAGGAAGCTTTTTCAAGCTTGAAAGTATTCCCAGAACTCTTGTTTTTGACACCAAGGGTAAGAAAGTTTTTGATAAATCCGGTAGTTTTCCCGGTTCAATGTTTGAGGCTTTCATTAACAAGCTGCTTAAGGATCGGTAA
- a CDS encoding homocysteine S-methyltransferase family protein has translation MPDFRKALSDDRVYFFDGGYGTLLQGRGLPAGMSPEIFGLESPEVIKSVHKDYVSAGANVLTTNTFGGSRPKLGSGADVIGLNREMALIAKSVAGDNVFVAGSVGPTGYFVQPLGEMTFKEMVEIYKEQIKGLVEGGVDLILGETHFDLAEARAVVIAAREVCDLPVALSMTFESPAACLTGSSPLTFIDTMQNMGVELMGTNCSAGPEQIYEVLESMQPRLSSPLLVEANAGLPELDENRQTVFRLQPEPFAKQSARFLEVGAKFIGGCCGTTPDHIRALRNAVGDAKWKRPVPQDNCQMVLTSRAQSVKIGFDQRGVIIGERINPTGKKVLSAELQKGQFTEAMKFAAEQLSAGAPVLDINVGAPMVDEVKILPALTKEVMAQFPAPLSIDSTNPDAVEAALWAYAGSPLVNSISGESGRMERLGPLCKKFGAPFILLPIIGSKLPFTCAERIEVVAKLLEEADSYGIPRRLIMVDALALTVSSKPEAARHCMDFIRHCKEEWNLPTVLGLSNVSFGLPARELLNSSFLTLCQGQGLCAFIANPNSSRLRESLYSAEVLLARDPQAEQFIEQYSGWTPSGDGGQATGGGQNQGKPKAVADNLFDAVVSGDRGGILALVERDLAGGRDPFELVNDELIPAIMEVGEKYERKEYFLPQLLQSAETLQKAFEKLKPIMEEAGGTQEQDVIVMATVEGDIHDIGKNIVCLMLRNHGFDVVDLGKDVSAEKIVNAAQEKGAKIIGLSALMTTTMVRMEDTINLLKERNLDIKVMIGGAVITGGFCDSIGADGWSTDAVAAVKVAKELLQ, from the coding sequence ATGCCGGATTTTCGTAAAGCTCTCAGCGACGATCGTGTTTATTTTTTCGATGGTGGATATGGAACACTTCTGCAGGGAAGAGGTCTTCCCGCTGGAATGTCTCCTGAAATTTTCGGTCTTGAGAGTCCTGAAGTTATAAAATCTGTGCATAAGGATTATGTTTCTGCCGGGGCGAATGTTCTTACCACTAACACCTTTGGCGGCAGCAGGCCCAAGCTCGGCTCGGGTGCTGATGTAATCGGCCTGAATAGAGAAATGGCTCTTATCGCCAAAAGCGTTGCCGGAGATAACGTCTTTGTTGCCGGTAGTGTCGGTCCAACAGGCTATTTTGTCCAGCCTCTAGGTGAAATGACCTTTAAAGAGATGGTCGAGATTTATAAAGAGCAGATCAAGGGACTGGTTGAAGGTGGAGTTGATCTGATTCTCGGTGAAACTCATTTTGACCTTGCCGAAGCGAGAGCTGTTGTTATTGCCGCCCGCGAAGTCTGCGACCTGCCCGTTGCTCTTTCCATGACTTTTGAATCTCCTGCCGCTTGTCTGACAGGTTCGTCTCCGCTGACGTTTATTGACACCATGCAGAATATGGGTGTTGAACTGATGGGAACCAACTGCAGTGCAGGGCCTGAACAGATATATGAAGTGCTGGAGTCCATGCAGCCGAGGCTTTCCAGTCCATTGCTGGTTGAAGCAAATGCCGGACTTCCTGAACTGGATGAAAACCGTCAAACCGTTTTCAGACTTCAGCCTGAGCCTTTTGCCAAACAGTCCGCTCGTTTTCTAGAAGTTGGTGCTAAATTTATAGGTGGTTGCTGCGGAACAACTCCTGATCATATCAGAGCGCTCAGAAATGCTGTGGGTGACGCAAAATGGAAGCGGCCTGTTCCTCAGGATAATTGCCAGATGGTTCTTACGTCCCGTGCACAGTCCGTTAAGATCGGATTTGATCAGCGCGGCGTAATCATCGGTGAGCGTATTAATCCCACCGGAAAGAAAGTTCTCAGTGCCGAGCTTCAAAAAGGGCAGTTCACCGAGGCTATGAAGTTTGCTGCAGAGCAGCTTTCAGCCGGAGCACCTGTGCTGGATATTAATGTAGGCGCTCCCATGGTTGATGAAGTTAAAATTTTACCAGCCCTCACCAAAGAAGTTATGGCGCAGTTTCCTGCTCCTTTAAGTATAGATTCTACTAATCCTGATGCTGTTGAAGCCGCTTTGTGGGCTTATGCAGGTTCTCCGCTTGTCAATTCTATCAGCGGTGAATCAGGACGTATGGAACGGCTTGGACCGCTTTGTAAGAAGTTCGGAGCTCCTTTTATTTTACTGCCCATAATCGGCAGCAAGCTTCCTTTCACCTGTGCGGAAAGAATTGAAGTAGTCGCCAAGCTTCTTGAAGAAGCGGATTCTTACGGTATTCCCCGCAGACTTATAATGGTCGATGCTCTTGCTTTGACTGTTTCGTCCAAGCCGGAAGCCGCAAGGCATTGCATGGACTTTATTCGTCATTGCAAAGAAGAATGGAATCTGCCGACAGTTCTGGGACTTTCCAACGTATCGTTTGGACTTCCCGCCCGTGAACTCCTCAACTCAAGTTTTCTGACTTTGTGTCAGGGGCAGGGGCTTTGCGCTTTTATTGCCAACCCTAACTCTTCCAGACTCAGAGAGAGCCTTTATTCCGCAGAAGTCCTGCTCGCCAGAGATCCTCAGGCAGAGCAGTTTATCGAGCAGTACTCCGGCTGGACTCCTTCCGGGGACGGTGGCCAGGCTACAGGTGGTGGCCAGAATCAGGGGAAACCAAAAGCCGTAGCTGATAATCTTTTTGACGCAGTCGTTTCAGGAGACAGAGGCGGAATCCTCGCTCTTGTTGAAAGAGACCTTGCAGGCGGACGTGATCCTTTTGAGCTGGTTAATGACGAACTTATTCCTGCGATTATGGAAGTCGGTGAGAAGTATGAACGCAAGGAATATTTCCTGCCACAGCTTTTACAGTCTGCCGAAACTCTCCAGAAAGCTTTTGAAAAGCTGAAACCTATCATGGAAGAAGCCGGAGGAACGCAGGAGCAGGACGTAATCGTTATGGCAACGGTTGAAGGGGATATCCACGATATCGGTAAAAATATTGTCTGCCTCATGCTTCGGAATCATGGCTTCGATGTGGTTGATCTGGGTAAGGATGTTTCGGCGGAAAAGATTGTTAATGCCGCGCAGGAAAAAGGCGCTAAAATTATCGGCCTTTCCGCGCTTATGACAACCACTATGGTCAGGATGGAAGATACCATAAATCTTTTAAAAGAGCGGAACCTTGATATCAAGGTCATGATTGGCGGCGCGGTTATAACCGGCGGGTTCTGTGATTCTATAGGCGCTGATGGCTGGTCTACCGACGCGGTTGCGGCGGTAAAAGTCGCTAAAGAGTTGTTGCAGTAA
- a CDS encoding N-acetyltransferase, with translation MTIIRKARMEDAEAIHSIIKDSTKNAMVLPRSRASVYNHLRDFFVSETDDGRVVGCCALAISWDCLAEVRSMVVIPEERGSNLGGRMVEACIQEARDLGVCEVFVLTNIEAFFAKQGFVVTDKNILPQKVWADCINCPLFPDCDEIPMIMKL, from the coding sequence GTGACAATTATTAGAAAGGCTCGGATGGAAGATGCCGAAGCCATTCATTCAATCATAAAAGACAGTACTAAGAATGCAATGGTTCTGCCTCGTTCCCGGGCTTCGGTTTATAATCATCTTCGTGATTTTTTTGTTTCCGAAACGGATGATGGCAGAGTGGTCGGATGTTGCGCATTGGCCATCAGTTGGGATTGCTTAGCTGAAGTTCGTTCTATGGTGGTTATTCCTGAGGAACGCGGATCTAATCTGGGTGGCAGAATGGTTGAAGCGTGTATTCAGGAAGCTCGTGATTTGGGAGTTTGTGAAGTTTTTGTTCTCACAAACATTGAGGCCTTTTTTGCCAAGCAGGGATTCGTTGTGACGGATAAAAACATACTTCCGCAGAAAGTCTGGGCGGATTGTATTAATTGTCCGCTGTTTCCTGATTGTGATGAAATTCCAATGATAATGAAACTTTAA
- the hpt gene encoding hypoxanthine phosphoribosyltransferase has product MGHCLKEVFSSEVIAARIKEISKEISATYGDQPLVCVCVLKGAYLFFADLTRSLEAEPEIDFVRLSSYGSGTSRTGSMNFSKDLEGSIADKHVLIVEDIVDTGHSVEFLKHVFSKRNPLSIKTCALIDKGERREIDLKVDFPGFVVENGFLVGYGMDYAEKYRYLNAVYELENV; this is encoded by the coding sequence ATGGGCCATTGCCTTAAAGAAGTATTCTCTTCCGAAGTTATTGCGGCTAGAATTAAGGAAATCAGTAAAGAAATTTCTGCAACATACGGGGATCAGCCCTTAGTGTGTGTTTGCGTGTTAAAAGGTGCCTATCTTTTTTTTGCGGATCTTACGCGCAGTCTCGAAGCTGAGCCGGAAATAGATTTTGTTCGCCTTTCAAGCTATGGAAGCGGAACAAGCAGAACCGGAAGCATGAATTTTTCAAAAGATCTGGAAGGATCTATTGCCGATAAGCATGTTCTTATAGTAGAAGATATTGTAGATACTGGGCATTCTGTTGAATTTTTGAAGCATGTTTTCTCCAAGCGTAATCCGCTTAGCATTAAAACCTGTGCTCTGATTGATAAAGGAGAGCGCAGAGAAATTGATCTTAAAGTCGATTTTCCCGGTTTTGTTGTTGAGAATGGCTTCCTTGTAGGATACGGAATGGACTACGCTGAAAAATACAGGTATCTAAATGCTGTCTATGAATTAGAGAATGTCTAA